The genomic window GCATCGACAACCTCAAGGCCAGCGATCCGTTCGTGAAGGCCGCGGCGCAGCTGCCGATCGCGCCCGGCCTGAAGTACCACTCGATCATCGCCCAGCGCAAACCGGAGCTGCCGGTGGAGAAATCCGATGACGGGCTGGTGCCGTACTGGAGCTCGCACCTGCCGGGCGCGCTGTCGGAGAAGGTGATCATCTCCGGCCACAGCGTGCAGGAAACCCCGCAGGCGGTGCTGGAAGTGCGCCGCATCCTGCACCAGGACATCGATGAGGTCGGGGCTGCCGCCACCCCCTGACCGCTGTGCTCGCCGGGCATGGCCCGGCGCTGCCAACGCGTCCTCGCCACGCCCGGCGGATGCAACATGCCGGCCTACACCCGCCGCGCGATGACGGTGGCGAGCATCGCCAGGCCCACGGTGATCGCAAGGCACAGCACATAGCCGGTGTGCGGCGCGCGTTCCACGAACAGGGCGAACAACGCGCCGGACACCGCCAGCGCGGTGGTCACCGACAACGCTTCACTGAGCTGCAGCGCGGAGGTATTCGCACCCTGCTCATGCGGCGCTGACAACGACAGGGTCAGCACCGAGAGGCTGGCGTAGATCATGCCCATGCCGAAGCCGGTCAGTGCCCAGCCGACCAGCGCGATCGGCAACGGCACGATGTTGAACAGCACCGCCGATGTCGCTGCGATACCCACGGTCATCAACGGCGTGCCCACCCGCAGCAACTGCTGCCGCGAACAGCCGCGCTGCTGGTGGCCCTGCAGCCATGAGCCGGTGAACCAGCCCAACGCGCCGAGACTCAGCACCGCGCCGGCGGCGCTGGGCGACAAGCCACGCTCGCGCTGCAGCAGCAGCGGCAGATAGGCCTCGCAGGCGAAGAATGCGGCGGCAGCCACGCCGCGCAGCGCGATCACGCTGGGCAGTCCGCGGCGAAGGCGCAGCGTGCCGGCAGGCAGCAGCCGGTGCACGCAGAACAGCAGCGCCAGCATGGCCACAGCGATGCACAGCAGTGCGGGCAGGCCCCGCTGCTGGCCGCCCAGGTACAGCAGCAGTGCCGCCAGCGAGGCGCCACTGGCCCAGCGCACGACGCTGCCAGCACCGGCCACGCTGGCTGCCGCCGGCGGCGCTGCCATGCGTGCCAGCGCGGGCCGCAGCAGCAGGCCGGCCGGCACCGCCAGCAGCGGCACCGCCAGGAACACCCAGCGCCAGCCCAGGTGCTGCACGATCATCCCGCTCAGTGCCGGGCCGATCATCGACGGCACCACCCAGGCGGCGGAGAACGCCGCAAACACCTTCGGTCGCAGCGCTTCGGGATAGGTGCGGCCCACCATCACGTACAGCGATACCGAGATCGCGCCAGCGCCCAGGCCCTGCATCAGGCGCCCGCTCACCAGCACGCCCATGCGCGTGGCCAGGCCGGCCAGCAGCAGGCCCAGCACGAAGCAGCCCAGGCCCCACCACAGTGGCCGCGCCGGTCCATGGCGGTCGGCCCAACGGCCCGCCAGGGTCATGCCGATCACACTGGTGGCCAGGGTGCCACCGAATGCCAGCGCGTACAGGCGCAGCCCATCCAGGGCGTCGGCCACGGTCGGCATCGCGGCGGCGACGGCAAGCGCTTCGAAGGCGTGCAGCGAGACCAGCGCGACCATGCCGAGGGTGGTGGCGCGGTAACGCGCGGACAGGATGGAGGTCGCGTCCGGCGCCGTAGCGCGGGCGGGAGGCAGGGGCTGGGTCATGCGGGGGGCGGGCAGGCCGCGCTTGTCATCTGGCGGCGATGGTAGCAGCATGCATCCTCAACCAACGTTGAGGTCAAGAAATGCAGGCAGTGGAACTGAGCGTGGGCGATGTTGCCCGACGCAGCGGCGTCGCCGTGTCTGCGCTGCACTTCTACGAGCGGAAGGGGCTGATCAGCAGCCTGCGCACCGCCGGCAACCAGCGCCGCTACGCCCGCGACGTGCTGCGCCGGCTGGCGGTGATCCGGGTCGCGCAGCGCGTGGGCATGCCGCTGGAAGCGGTCGCCCGCGCCTTCGAGTCGCTGCCGCAGGGGCGCGCGCCGACCAAGGCCGACTGGGCCAGGCTGTCGGCACGCTGGCAGGGCGAGCTGGAAGAGCGGATCCACATGCTGCAGTTGCTGCGCGATGAACTGACCGGCTGCATCGGCTGCGGCTGCCTGTCGCTGAAGCGCTGCCGGCTGGCCAATCCGGACGACGAACTCGGCGAACGCGGCGACGGCCCGATGCGCTGGGGCTGAGCCCGCGCCGGCAGCCCTGCCTGGCGGACGGCGGCCGCGCTACCAGACCGTGATCGTTTCGCCGCTCTGGATGCCTTCCACCGCACGCTGGAAGGCCAGCGCTGCGCGCTGTGCGGTAACCGCTTCAAAGCCCGGGAAGTACGTCCCGTAGGCATCCATCGACTCCACCAGCACGTTCGGGCTGACCACGTTGATGCGCAGCCCGCGCGGCAGCAGTTCCAGCGCGGCGGCGCGCACGAAGCCTTCCAGCGCCTGGTTGACCGCGGTGGCGTTGACGCCGTCGCGGATCGGCCGGGCACTGACGATGCCGCTGGTCAGGGTGATCGAGCCACCGGCATTGAGGTGGTGCTGTGCCGCCAGCGCCAGCCGTACCTGGCCGAGCAGCTTGTCCTGCAGGCCCAGGTTGAACTGTTCCGGGGTCATCTGCTGCAGCGGGCCGAAATGCAGCTTGCCGGCGGTGGAGACCACCGCGTCGACCGGGCCGGTCTGCGCGAACAGCGCGCGCACGCTGCTGTCATCGGTCAGGTCCACGCGCAGCTCGCCGCTGTGGCGGCCGGCGGCCAGGATCTGGTGCTGCTGGCCCAGGTGGCGGGCAACGGCCTGGCCGAGGGTGCCGCTGGCACCGACGAGGAGGATCTTCATGACAGCTCCGTGCGTGAGGGGATGCGGGCAGTCTGCGCCGTCACAGCGGGGTTTGGTAAGCGGCGTATGATTCGTGGATTCCTAACCGTGGGTTTGCAATGGATACCTTGCGCTGCATGCAGGCCTTTGTCGCCGTGGCCGAACGGGGCAGTTTCGCCGGGGCCGCCGATCAGCTGCAGGTGTCGGCGGTGATGGTCGGCAAGTACATCCAGCAGCTGGAAACGCACCTGGGTACCGCGCTGCTGCAGCGGAACACGCGCCGGCAGCGCTTGACCGAAGCAGGCAGTGCCTACCTGGCCGGCTGCCGGCAGGTACTGGAACAGGTGCAGCAGGCCGAGGCCGACGTGGCCGGGCTGCAGGTGCAGCCGCGCGGGCTGCTGCGGGTCAGCGCGCCGACCACATGGGGCAGCTGCGTGCTGGCCCCGGTGTTGAGTGGACTGCTGCGTGCGCAGCCGCTGTTGAACATCGAACTGGACCTCAGCAACCGCCGCGTGGACCTGATCGAGGATGGCTTCGACGCGGCGATCCGGGTCGGTCCGCTGCCATCGCAGGAGGTGGTGGCGCGGCCGCTGCCGCCGTATGCGATGAGCCTGTGCGCGTCACCGTCATACCTGCGCCGGCGGGGAACCCCGCGCGTACCCGCTGACCTGGAGGGGCATGATTGCCTGAGCCACCTTGCCTGGCGCGGTGGCCACGGGTGGCAGCTGGCCAACGGCGAACAGGTGGACTGGGAAGCACGGCTGACCAGCAACGATGGTTTCGCCCTGCGTGCGGCGGCAGTGGCCGGCGCGGGGCTGGTCCTGCAACCGACCGCACTGCTGGCCGACGAGATCGCAGCGGGCCGGCTGAAGCCCCTGCTGCGCGATCATCTGCCCGAACCACGACCGATGCACCTGATCTACCTGCCGGATCGACGGCCGCGTCCACGCCTGCAGTGCTTCGTCGAATTCGTCATGAACACACTGGGGCGCTGAGGCGGCATCGGGTCGGCGCGCCCGGCCGGGCGGGGGCAGATCCTCAGCGCCGCCGCGGCAACGACGCCGGGTCAATCATTCGCGGCCGACAACTGCTGTCCGCGCACCTGTGCCGCACGCAGCGCCTGTTCCACCAGCGCGGCGAAGCCGCCGGCCTGGAAGCTCTCGATCGCAGCCTGGGTGGTGCCGTTGGGTGAGGTCACCCGGCGCCGCAGCTCGGCCGGGCTTTCGCCGGCTTCGTCCAGCATGCGCGAGGCCCCCAGCAGGGTCTGCACCACCAGCGTGCGGGCCGCATCGGCAGGCAGGCCCTGGGCAATGCCTGCTGCTTCCATCGCCTCGGCCAGCAGGAACACATAGGCCGGCCCACTGCCGGACACGGCGGTGACCGAATCCATCTGCGCTTCGTCGTCGACCCACACCGTGCGCCCGGCACTGGCCAGTACCCGCTCCGCCTGCGCGCGCTGCTGCGCATCCACCGCCGCGGTGGCATACAGGCCGGTCACGCCGGCACCGAGCAGGGCCGGCGTATTGGGCATCGCACGCACCACCGGCAGCGCGCCGCCCAGCCAGCGCTGCAGCTGCGGGCTGGTGATGCCCGCTGCGATCGAGATGACCAGCGGCGTGTGGGCCTGCGCCACGCTCTGCAGGGACTGGCACACCTCGCGCAGCACCTGTGGCTTCACCGCCAGCAGCCAGGTGCGGCCCTGCGCGGCGGCATCGGCGGCGTTGTCGTGGGTCTGCACGCCGAAATCGGCCGCCAGCTGTTCGCGCAGAGCGGCTACCGGCTCGGCAACATGGATCTGCGCGGCAGGCATGCCCTGGCGGATCAGGCCGGCGATCAGGCTGCGGGCCATGTTGCCGCCGCCGATGAAGGTGAGGGAATCGGTTGCCATGGGAATCTCCTAGCGGGGTATCAGGCCGGGCGCGGGCGCGCGCCGAACAGGGCGGTGCCGATGCGTACCAGGGTGGCGCCTTCAGCGATGGCGTCGGCGTAGTCGCTGCTCATGCCCATCGACAGGGTGTCCACCTGCGGATGACGCGCGGCCAGCGCCTCGAAAAGTGTGCGCATGCGCACGAATGCAGCCCGCCGGCGCGCGGCATCGGGCCACGGCGCCGGGATCGCCATCAGCCCGCGCAGGCACAGTGCCGGCTCGGCCTGGATCGCTGCGGCCAGCCCGTCCACCGCGTCGGGTGTGCAGCCGTGCTTGCTGGATTCGTCATCGATGTTGACCTGGATGAGCACGTTCAGCGGCCCGCGCGCGGCCGGGCGATGGCGGGCCAGCGCGGTCACCAGCTTGGGCCGGTCCACGCTCTGCACCCAGTCGAAATGGCGGGCTGCCGCCTCGGCCTTGTTGGACTGCAGATGGCCGATCAGGTGCCATTCCAGCCCGAGCGGCTGCAGCGCCTGCATCTTGGCCAGCGCCTCCTGCACATAGTTTTCGCCGAACGCCTGCTGTCCCTGTGCGGCCAGCGCCGCCACCGCCTCGGCCGGCTGGGTCTTGGATACCGCCAGCAGGCGTGGCGATGGCCGTCCGGCGGCCTCGGCAGCGTTGTGCAGGGTGCTCAGGATCTGGGGCAGGGGAGTGGCCACGTAACGCGTTCCGTTGAATCAGGAGGCTATACTGCCGCCCGGGGAAAGATCCTTCCAGTCGAAGCCGTTATTGGGGAGTAGCCGCTCATGGATATCGCCGAGCTGTTGGCGTTTTCCGTAAAGAACAAAGCGTCCGACCTGCATCTGTCCGCAGGCCTGCCGCCGATGATCCGCGTGGACGGCGATGTTCGCCGGATCAACATTCCAGCCCTGGACCACAAGCAGGTCCATGCGCTGGTGTACGACATCATGTCCGACAAGCAGCGCCGCGATTACGAGGAATTCCTCGAAGTGGACTTCTCGTTCGAGATCCCGTCGCTGGCGCGCTTCCGTGTCAATGCGTTCAACCAGAACCGTGGCGCGGGTGCGGTGTTCCGTACCATTCCGTCCGAAGTGCTGACCCTGGAAGACCTGGCCTGCCCGCCGCTGTTCCGCGAGGTGATCCAGCAGCCGCAGGGCCTGATCCTGGTGACCGGTCCGACCGGCTCGGGCAAGTCGACCACGCTGGCAGCGATGATCGACTACATCAACAAGAACGAATACGGCCATATCCTCACCGTCGAGGATCCGATCGAATTCGTGCATACCTCGCAGAAGTGCCTGATCAACCAGCGCGAAGTGCACCGCGATACGCACGGCTTCAACGAAGCGCTGCGGTCGGCGCTGCGCGAAGACCCCGACATCATCCTGGTCGGCGAACTGCGTGACCTGGAAACCATCCGTCTGGCGCTGACCGCTGCCGAAACCGGCCATCTGGTGTTCGGTACGCTGCATACCAGCTCGGCGGCCAAGACCATCGACCGCATCATCGACGTGTTCCCGGCCGGCGAAAAACCAATGGTGCGCTCGATGCTGTCCGAATCGCTGCGCGCGGTCATTTCGCAGGCGCTGCTGAAGAAGGTGGGCGGTGGCCGTACCGCCGCCTGGGAAATCATGGTCGGCACCCCGGCCATCCGCAACCTGATCCGCGAAGACAAGGTCGCGCAGATGTACTCGGCCATCCAGACCGGCCAGCAGCAGGGCATGATGACCCTGGACCAGCACCTGCAGGATCTGGTCAAGCGCAGCCTGATCACCCGCAACCAGGCGCGCGAGTACGCCAAGGACAAGCGTCTGTTCGAGTAAGGCGAGGCAATGGCGGGGCAGCGCGCGCGAAGGCGCGGTTGTCCCCGCGCTGTTCCCTCCACCGACCGATTCCTGGAGCCTTCCGTGAACACCACTGCCACCACCATCGATTTCACTTCGTTCCTCAAGCTGATGGCGCACCAGCGCGCCTCGGACCTGTTCATCACCGCAGGCATGCCGCCGGCGATGAAGGTCAACGGCAAGATTTCCCCGATCACCCAGACGCCGCTCACGCCGCAGCAGAGCCGCGACCTGGTGCTGAACGTGATGACGCCGGCACAGCGCGAAGAGTTCGAGAAGACCCACGAGTGCAACTTCGCCATCGGCTTGTCCGGTGTCGGCCGCTTCCGCGTGAGCTGCTTCTACCAGCGCAACCAGGTGGGCATGGTGCTGCGCCGGATCGAGACGCGCATTCCCACCGTGGAAGAGCTGAGCCTGCCGCCGATCATCAAGACGCTGGCAATGACCAAGCGCGGCATCATCCTGTTCGTCGGCGCGACCGGCACCGGCAAATCGACTTCGCTGGCGGCGATGATCGGCTACCGCAACCAGAACTCGACCGGCCACATCATCACCATCGAAGATCCGATCGAATTCGTGCACAAGCACGAGGGCTGCATCATCACCCAGCGTGAAGTCGGCATCGATACCGACAGCTGGGAAGCGGCGCTGAAGAACACCCTGCGCCAGGCCCCGGACGTGATCATGATCGGCGAAGTGCGCACCCGCGAGGGCATGGACCACGCCATCGCCTTCGCCGAAACCGGCCACCTGGTGCTGTGCACGCTGCATGCCAACAATGCCAACCAGGCGATGGACCGCATCGTCAACTTCTTCCCGGAAGACCGCCGCAACCAGTTGTTGATGGACCTGTCGCTGAACCTCAAGGGCGTGGTTGCACAGCAGCTGGTGCCGTCCCCGGACGGGCGTTCGCGCAAGGTGGCGATGGAAATCCTGCTGGGCACCCCGCTGGTGCAGGACTACATCCGCGACGGCGAGATCCACAAGCTGAAGGAAGTGATGAAGGAATCGGTCCAGCTGGGCATGAAGACCTTCGACCAGAGCCTGTTCGAGCTGTACCAGGCCGGTGAGATCAGCTACGAAGACGCGCTGCGCTACGCCGATTCGCAGAACGAAGTGCGCCTGCGCATCAAGCTCAGCCAGGGCGGCGATGCGCGCACCCTGTCGCAGGGGCTGGATGGCGTGGAGATCTCCGAGATCCGTTGATCGGCGAGGCCGTCGATGCAGGCCGGCGCATGGCGCCGGGTGCGGGTCTGCGACCGGTGCCGCCGTTCCCGTCCGGGGCGGCGGTCTGCATTGATGAATTCCAGTCATGACCGACTGCCATGCGATCGGTTCAATCCACCGCCACCGGCGGCGTATCGTCATCGCTCCCCTACTGGAGCACGACGATGCAGATACGTGAACTGGGCCGCAGCGGCCTCAAGGTTTCCGCCCTCGGCCTGGGCTGCATGGGCCTGAGCCATGGCTACGGCCAGCCGGTGGAGCGCCGCCAGGGCATTGCGCTGCTGCAGGCCGCGGTCGACCGCGGCGTGACCTTCTTCGACACCGCCGAGGTGTACGGCCCCTACACCAACGAAGACCTGCTCGGCGAGGCGCTGGCGCCGTACCGCGACAGGCTGGTCATCGCCACCAAGTTCGGCTTCAAGGACGCGCGCGTCGATACCGGCCTGGACAGCCGTCCGCAGACCATCCGCGCGGTGGCCGAGGCCAGCCTCAAGCGCCTGCGCACCGACCACATCGACCTGTTCTATCAGCACCGCGTCGACCCGAACGTGCCGATCGAGGACGTGGCCGGCACCGTGCGCGACCTGATCGCCGAAGGCAAGGTCGGTCACTTTGGCCTGTCCGAAGCCAGTGCCGCCACCGTGCGCCGCGCGCATGCGGTACAGCCGGTGGCTGCGGTGCAGAGCGAGTATTCGCTGTGGTGGCGCGAACCCGAGCGCGAACTGTTGCCGACCCTGCAGGAACTGGGCATCGGCTTCGTGCCGTTCAGCCCTCTCGGCCGTGGCTTCCTGACCGGCGCGATCAACGCTGACACCACCTTCGACGCCAACGACTTCCGCAATACCGTGCCGCGCTTCGAAGTGGAGGCCCGTCGGGCCAACCAGGCGCTGGTCGATCGCATCAGCACGATCGCCGCTGCCCGAGGCGCGACCCCGGCGCAGGTGGCGCTGGCCTGGCTGCTGGCGCAGGCGCCGTGGACCGTGCCGATTCCGGGTACGACCAAGGTCCATCGCCTGGAAGAGAACCTTGCCGCCGCCGAGGTGCAGCTGGCGCCGGAAGAGCTGCAGCGCATCGCGCAGACGTTGGAGGACATCGCCATCGTCGGCGAGCGCTACAACGCGCAGCGCGCGGCGCAGGCCAAGGGCTGATCACCAGCTGGGTGCGGACTGTTGGTGGTGGGTGCGGACCGTTGGTCCGCACCCGTCATGCGATCATCGGCCCACGCAGTGCATCCAGCACCGTGCGCATCGCCACGCTGACGTGGCGGCGCGACGGGTAGTACGCGTAATAGCCATCGAAGTGCGGGCACCAGTCGTCCAGCACCGATTGCAGGCGGCCATCGTCCAGCATCGGCTGCACCTGGTCCTGCGGCAGCCAGGCCAGGCCGCTGCCCGCCAGCGCGGCGCTGCGGGTCATGCCCATGGTGTTGAATGTCCATTGGCCGGACACGCGCACGCTCAGTTCCTCGCCGTCCTGGCCGAAATCCCACGGCATCAGCCCACCATGGGTCGGCAGGCGCAGGGTGACGCAGTTGTGCCCGGCCAGATCGTGCGGGTGCAGCGGCGCGGCGTGCCGGCGGAAGTACGACGGCGCCCCCACCACGCGCATCCGCAGCGGCGGGCTGATCGGCACCGCCACCATGTCGCGGGCCAGCCGCTCGCCCAGGCGGATGCCGATGTCGTAGCGCTCGGCGACGATGTCGGCCAGGCCGTAGTCGGTGGTCAGTTCGACCTTCAGGTCCGGGTACTGCTGCAGCAGCGGTGCCAGCCGCGGCCAGGCCAGGTATTCGGCAGCATGGCCGGTGGCGTTGATGCGGATGGTGCCTGCCGGGCGTTCGCGGTACTCGGCCAGCGCGGCCAGTTCGTCCTCGATCTCGGCCAGGCGCGGCGCCAGGGTCTCCAGCAGGCGCGCACCGGCTTCGGTGGTGGCCACGCTGCGGGTGGTGCGGGTGAGCAGGCGCACGCCGAGGCGCTGTTCCAGACCCCGCATGGCATGGCTGAGCGCGGACTGTGAAACGCCCAGCTGGGCGGCGGCCCGGGTGAAGCTGCCTTCCCGGGCGACGTGGACAAAGGCCTGCAGGTCGTTGAGGTTTTCGCGGGGCATGCAGGGATGATACGGCGCCCCGCAGGCGGCAGATCGATGCCCTGCAGCGGTGCCCGCACCCGGCCGCCCACGCGCCTGCAGACATCAGGGTGTCGATTTCCGGTTCCCGGGTTCGTCGTACCGGTACATCCATCGCAAGGACACGTCACATGTCTGCTGAAACGACCAAGGGCCCCGCCTCGTACTTTCCCTCCATCGAGAAAACCTATGGCCAGCCGGTGGCGCATTGGCTGGGGCTGCTGGCCCAACGGCCCGGGCTGAAGCACATGGCGCTGGTCAGC from Stenotrophomonas sp. 704A1 includes these protein-coding regions:
- a CDS encoding YggS family pyridoxal phosphate-dependent enzyme, with the translated sequence MATPLPQILSTLHNAAEAAGRPSPRLLAVSKTQPAEAVAALAAQGQQAFGENYVQEALAKMQALQPLGLEWHLIGHLQSNKAEAAARHFDWVQSVDRPKLVTALARHRPAARGPLNVLIQVNIDDESSKHGCTPDAVDGLAAAIQAEPALCLRGLMAIPAPWPDAARRRAAFVRMRTLFEALAARHPQVDTLSMGMSSDYADAIAEGATLVRIGTALFGARPRPA
- a CDS encoding PilT/PilU family type 4a pilus ATPase; this encodes MAHQRASDLFITAGMPPAMKVNGKISPITQTPLTPQQSRDLVLNVMTPAQREEFEKTHECNFAIGLSGVGRFRVSCFYQRNQVGMVLRRIETRIPTVEELSLPPIIKTLAMTKRGIILFVGATGTGKSTSLAAMIGYRNQNSTGHIITIEDPIEFVHKHEGCIITQREVGIDTDSWEAALKNTLRQAPDVIMIGEVRTREGMDHAIAFAETGHLVLCTLHANNANQAMDRIVNFFPEDRRNQLLMDLSLNLKGVVAQQLVPSPDGRSRKVAMEILLGTPLVQDYIRDGEIHKLKEVMKESVQLGMKTFDQSLFELYQAGEISYEDALRYADSQNEVRLRIKLSQGGDARTLSQGLDGVEISEIR
- a CDS encoding LysR family transcriptional regulator, which produces MDTLRCMQAFVAVAERGSFAGAADQLQVSAVMVGKYIQQLETHLGTALLQRNTRRQRLTEAGSAYLAGCRQVLEQVQQAEADVAGLQVQPRGLLRVSAPTTWGSCVLAPVLSGLLRAQPLLNIELDLSNRRVDLIEDGFDAAIRVGPLPSQEVVARPLPPYAMSLCASPSYLRRRGTPRVPADLEGHDCLSHLAWRGGHGWQLANGEQVDWEARLTSNDGFALRAAAVAGAGLVLQPTALLADEIAAGRLKPLLRDHLPEPRPMHLIYLPDRRPRPRLQCFVEFVMNTLGR
- a CDS encoding short chain dehydrogenase, with product MKILLVGASGTLGQAVARHLGQQHQILAAGRHSGELRVDLTDDSSVRALFAQTGPVDAVVSTAGKLHFGPLQQMTPEQFNLGLQDKLLGQVRLALAAQHHLNAGGSITLTSGIVSARPIRDGVNATAVNQALEGFVRAAALELLPRGLRINVVSPNVLVESMDAYGTYFPGFEAVTAQRAALAFQRAVEGIQSGETITVW
- a CDS encoding aldo/keto reductase encodes the protein MQIRELGRSGLKVSALGLGCMGLSHGYGQPVERRQGIALLQAAVDRGVTFFDTAEVYGPYTNEDLLGEALAPYRDRLVIATKFGFKDARVDTGLDSRPQTIRAVAEASLKRLRTDHIDLFYQHRVDPNVPIEDVAGTVRDLIAEGKVGHFGLSEASAATVRRAHAVQPVAAVQSEYSLWWREPERELLPTLQELGIGFVPFSPLGRGFLTGAINADTTFDANDFRNTVPRFEVEARRANQALVDRISTIAAARGATPAQVALAWLLAQAPWTVPIPGTTKVHRLEENLAAAEVQLAPEELQRIAQTLEDIAIVGERYNAQRAAQAKG
- the soxR gene encoding redox-sensitive transcriptional activator SoxR translates to MQAVELSVGDVARRSGVAVSALHFYERKGLISSLRTAGNQRRYARDVLRRLAVIRVAQRVGMPLEAVARAFESLPQGRAPTKADWARLSARWQGELEERIHMLQLLRDELTGCIGCGCLSLKRCRLANPDDELGERGDGPMRWG
- the proC gene encoding pyrroline-5-carboxylate reductase yields the protein MATDSLTFIGGGNMARSLIAGLIRQGMPAAQIHVAEPVAALREQLAADFGVQTHDNAADAAAQGRTWLLAVKPQVLREVCQSLQSVAQAHTPLVISIAAGITSPQLQRWLGGALPVVRAMPNTPALLGAGVTGLYATAAVDAQQRAQAERVLASAGRTVWVDDEAQMDSVTAVSGSGPAYVFLLAEAMEAAGIAQGLPADAARTLVVQTLLGASRMLDEAGESPAELRRRVTSPNGTTQAAIESFQAGGFAALVEQALRAAQVRGQQLSAAND
- a CDS encoding DUF4287 domain-containing protein is translated as MSAETTKGPASYFPSIEKTYGQPVAHWLGLLAQRPGLKHMALVSYLKSEHGLGHGHANALVAYHLAGLG
- a CDS encoding type IV pilus twitching motility protein PilT, producing the protein MDIAELLAFSVKNKASDLHLSAGLPPMIRVDGDVRRINIPALDHKQVHALVYDIMSDKQRRDYEEFLEVDFSFEIPSLARFRVNAFNQNRGAGAVFRTIPSEVLTLEDLACPPLFREVIQQPQGLILVTGPTGSGKSTTLAAMIDYINKNEYGHILTVEDPIEFVHTSQKCLINQREVHRDTHGFNEALRSALREDPDIILVGELRDLETIRLALTAAETGHLVFGTLHTSSAAKTIDRIIDVFPAGEKPMVRSMLSESLRAVISQALLKKVGGGRTAAWEIMVGTPAIRNLIREDKVAQMYSAIQTGQQQGMMTLDQHLQDLVKRSLITRNQAREYAKDKRLFE
- a CDS encoding MFS transporter, producing MLLPSPPDDKRGLPAPRMTQPLPPARATAPDATSILSARYRATTLGMVALVSLHAFEALAVAAAMPTVADALDGLRLYALAFGGTLATSVIGMTLAGRWADRHGPARPLWWGLGCFVLGLLLAGLATRMGVLVSGRLMQGLGAGAISVSLYVMVGRTYPEALRPKVFAAFSAAWVVPSMIGPALSGMIVQHLGWRWVFLAVPLLAVPAGLLLRPALARMAAPPAAASVAGAGSVVRWASGASLAALLLYLGGQQRGLPALLCIAVAMLALLFCVHRLLPAGTLRLRRGLPSVIALRGVAAAAFFACEAYLPLLLQRERGLSPSAAGAVLSLGALGWFTGSWLQGHQQRGCSRQQLLRVGTPLMTVGIAATSAVLFNIVPLPIALVGWALTGFGMGMIYASLSVLTLSLSAPHEQGANTSALQLSEALSVTTALAVSGALFALFVERAPHTGYVLCLAITVGLAMLATVIARRV
- a CDS encoding LysR family transcriptional regulator, whose protein sequence is MPRENLNDLQAFVHVAREGSFTRAAAQLGVSQSALSHAMRGLEQRLGVRLLTRTTRSVATTEAGARLLETLAPRLAEIEDELAALAEYRERPAGTIRINATGHAAEYLAWPRLAPLLQQYPDLKVELTTDYGLADIVAERYDIGIRLGERLARDMVAVPISPPLRMRVVGAPSYFRRHAAPLHPHDLAGHNCVTLRLPTHGGLMPWDFGQDGEELSVRVSGQWTFNTMGMTRSAALAGSGLAWLPQDQVQPMLDDGRLQSVLDDWCPHFDGYYAYYPSRRHVSVAMRTVLDALRGPMIA